A window of Candidatus Gorgyraea atricola contains these coding sequences:
- a CDS encoding DUF167 domain-containing protein: MRIGLKVITRAKKEEVQKLSENSYRIKVLSPPEKGKANKRIIELLAKKFSVKKRDIKIVSGETTNKKIVEISL; this comes from the coding sequence ATGAGGATAGGACTTAAGGTCATAACAAGGGCTAAAAAAGAGGAAGTCCAGAAACTCTCTGAAAATAGCTACAGGATAAAGGTTTTAAGCCCGCCAGAAAAAGGCAAGGCCAACAAGAGAATAATAGAGCTTCTTGCAAAAAAGTTCAGCGTGAAGAAACGAGACATCAAGATCGTATCAGGAGAGACTACTAATAAGAAGATAGTAGAGATAAGCTTATGA
- a CDS encoding DUF481 domain-containing protein, giving the protein MRYTKKVLLFIALFFCMTEEAPGVLAEEAAPEATWKRNVSVGYNKSSGNTDSSELNASLFVSRNRVHVDEITLKGDIYYSSSDKKMDAQKWNGSGRYAFSFGQKKKWYHFYKLEADHDRFANIDYRLLPNTGLGYWFHDTDSMKLMMEAAGGYEHTEYRDATEETKETVFISRGFLEKTLFENAKISQDVFFYPVIDDFSDYRLHSETVFTNPVSDKLALNVSVIDDYDSKPAGDTKKNDLRVLTSLTYSF; this is encoded by the coding sequence ATGCGTTACACCAAGAAAGTCCTATTGTTTATAGCTTTATTTTTTTGTATGACTGAAGAAGCGCCTGGGGTATTGGCCGAGGAAGCCGCTCCGGAAGCTACATGGAAGAGAAACGTTTCTGTGGGATACAATAAGTCCAGCGGGAATACTGATTCGAGCGAGTTAAACGCTAGCCTTTTTGTCAGCAGAAACAGAGTGCATGTTGACGAAATAACGCTTAAAGGCGATATCTATTATTCATCTTCAGATAAGAAAATGGATGCCCAGAAGTGGAATGGTTCTGGCAGATATGCCTTTAGTTTTGGCCAAAAAAAGAAATGGTACCATTTTTATAAGCTGGAGGCAGATCATGACAGGTTTGCCAATATCGACTACAGGTTGCTGCCTAACACTGGTCTGGGGTACTGGTTTCATGACACAGACTCTATGAAGCTTATGATGGAGGCCGCAGGGGGCTATGAGCATACGGAATATAGGGATGCCACAGAAGAGACCAAAGAAACGGTGTTTATATCAAGGGGGTTTTTAGAGAAAACTCTTTTTGAGAATGCAAAAATAAGCCAGGATGTCTTTTTTTATCCTGTCATAGATGACTTTAGCGATTATAGGCTTCATTCAGAGACAGTATTTACCAATCCTGTTAGCGATAAGCTAGCTTTGAACGTAAGTGTGATAGATGATTATGACTCTAAGCCAGCAGGAGACACAAAGAAAAACGACCTCAGGGTTCTAACGTCATTAACGTATTCTTTTTAA
- a CDS encoding ORF6N domain-containing protein — protein sequence MKELVPQERIERRIFVIRGQKVMLDRDLAELYGVKAIRLREQVKRNIRRFPDDFMFRLNEAEINFMVSQNAIPSHKHLGGHRPYAFTEQGVAMLSSVLNSERSIHVNIAIMRAFVRLKQVLATHKELAIKLKELEQEVGKHSKLIIKIFEIIKQLTETPPEPPPKPKGPIGFHSTR from the coding sequence ATGAAAGAACTCGTTCCGCAGGAGAGGATCGAACGTAGGATATTTGTGATTCGGGGACAGAAAGTTATGCTGGATAGGGATTTGGCTGAGCTTTATGGAGTAAAGGCCATTAGGCTTAGAGAACAAGTAAAGCGCAATATAAGACGTTTCCCTGATGATTTTATGTTTCGGCTTAATGAAGCAGAGATTAACTTCATGGTATCGCAAAATGCGATACCATCACATAAGCATCTTGGAGGCCATAGACCGTATGCCTTTACTGAGCAAGGTGTAGCCATGTTATCAAGTGTGCTAAATAGCGAACGCTCTATCCATGTCAATATTGCTATTATGAGGGCATTTGTAAGACTAAAACAGGTTCTTGCGACGCATAAAGAACTTGCTATAAAACTAAAGGAGCTTGAGCAGGAAGTCGGAAAACATAGTAAGTTAATAATAAAGATATTCGAGATTATTAAGCAGCTCACAGAGACCCCACCTGAGCCACCGCCAAAGCCAAAAGGTCCGATAGGATTCCATTCTACAAGGTAG
- a CDS encoding class I SAM-dependent methyltransferase — protein sequence MKPYGQSLKEICEQAMEAGKQIDLSDCVYGETTGSSFFLNRPTNYYFFLSGFVMTQRLTHILEIGTNYGGSIMSISKGLHEDGIAHSQLVTVDIASKNKEGFKKYPHISRIQGDSLDEEVVKKITSSFDRDIDLLYIDSLHEYEHTKENINIYTDKLSPSYVILDDIRQCDDMKRLWNELEEKFKDNAFDVSDISRRKGAGFGIIRSRS from the coding sequence ATGAAGCCTTATGGTCAATCTTTAAAGGAAATCTGTGAGCAGGCAATGGAAGCAGGGAAGCAGATAGATCTGTCCGATTGCGTTTATGGCGAAACCACGGGATCAAGTTTTTTTCTTAATCGCCCCACCAACTACTATTTTTTTCTCTCAGGATTTGTCATGACACAGAGACTTACGCATATTCTTGAAATAGGGACAAATTACGGCGGTTCTATCATGTCTATTAGTAAAGGATTGCATGAAGATGGTATTGCGCATAGCCAATTAGTAACAGTGGATATCGCCAGTAAAAATAAAGAAGGGTTTAAAAAATACCCTCATATAAGTAGGATACAGGGTGATTCACTGGATGAAGAAGTCGTGAAAAAGATCACCTCGTCCTTTGACAGAGACATAGATCTTCTTTATATCGATTCACTGCATGAATATGAGCATACAAAAGAGAATATAAATATTTATACCGACAAGCTGAGCCCCAGCTATGTGATCCTGGATGATATCAGGCAATGCGATGATATGAAAAGGTTATGGAATGAGCTGGAAGAAAAATTTAAAGACAATGCCTTTGACGTCTCGGATATTAGCAGAAGAAAAGGAGCCGGGTTTGGCATTATCAGGAGCAGATCATGA